One genomic window of Anaerolineae bacterium includes the following:
- a CDS encoding putative L-lactate dehydrogenase, Iron-sulfur cluster-binding subunit YkgF — translation MSSPFRSKIRQALADPILQLALDNNAERRNTARRTVYLSLPENLQAMRKKAHAIRAEVIANFDRYLEEFIANAQRNGFIVHRTQTASQSVQIILDIAARHQAKRIAKSKSMVSEEINLNPALEQAGYEVIETDLGEYIVQLRREHPAHIITPAVHLTRQQVGELFHEKLGLPLTDDVPTLTATARRVLREVFLTADIGLSGVNFGVAENGLICLLTNEGNGRMVTTLPPVHIALMGIERLVPTLEDLAVMLYLLPRSATGQKLTVYTSLIRSPNPGDGCQERHLVLVDNGRLALRNTPLKEALYCIRCGACFNACPVFREIGGHGYVGKSGQHTPYGGPIGSILSGGLFGYEEFGHLARASSLCGACREACPVDIDLPGLLLRVRAGKVGAPTSPKVHKPNAPASLKLGIRLFSLIATHPRMFYLAQKSAALLSRLISPASSWLRLPSVTGWGVSKDFPRPAQKPFRQQWKEMHHNTSISTPLLQSEEGDSRAGIPSASQPTQPENLTEWFAAEFTALGGQFFVCREDDLAQKIIAFLKEHQISDVQTWHSRYLPKDLIPTLEQNGIQVTTQANPSLQAGITGVECAIAESGSLLLPGDAERPLTASLLPEIHLAILRSQDIFPRLPEALKRLKEIKPPAAVLVSGPSRTADIEMTLTIGVHGPKQVVVFCLD, via the coding sequence ATGTCTTCGCCGTTCCGCTCTAAAATCCGTCAGGCTCTGGCCGACCCCATCCTGCAACTCGCCCTGGATAACAACGCCGAGCGGCGCAACACTGCCCGCCGCACGGTCTATCTATCCCTCCCCGAAAACTTACAGGCAATGCGTAAAAAAGCCCATGCCATTCGGGCGGAGGTCATTGCCAATTTCGACCGCTATCTGGAAGAATTCATTGCCAACGCCCAGCGCAACGGTTTCATCGTCCATCGCACCCAGACTGCGTCGCAATCCGTGCAGATCATCCTCGATATCGCCGCCAGGCATCAGGCAAAGCGGATTGCCAAATCCAAAAGCATGGTGAGCGAAGAGATCAACCTGAACCCTGCTCTCGAACAAGCCGGCTATGAGGTCATCGAAACCGACCTGGGGGAATATATCGTCCAGCTCCGCCGCGAGCATCCCGCCCACATCATTACCCCGGCTGTGCATCTCACCCGCCAGCAAGTGGGCGAGTTGTTCCACGAAAAACTGGGATTACCCCTGACCGATGACGTGCCTACGTTGACCGCAACTGCCCGCCGCGTCCTGCGAGAGGTATTCCTCACCGCCGACATTGGGCTATCCGGGGTCAATTTTGGCGTCGCCGAAAACGGGCTCATCTGCCTGCTGACCAACGAAGGCAACGGGCGCATGGTCACCACGCTACCGCCCGTGCACATTGCCCTGATGGGAATAGAACGTCTGGTTCCAACTCTGGAAGATCTCGCCGTCATGCTTTACCTTCTGCCGCGTTCTGCCACTGGACAAAAGCTGACCGTCTATACCAGCCTGATCCGCTCTCCCAATCCAGGAGATGGATGCCAGGAACGGCATCTGGTGCTGGTCGACAACGGTCGCCTGGCGCTGCGTAACACCCCGCTCAAAGAAGCCCTCTATTGTATTCGTTGCGGAGCCTGTTTCAACGCCTGTCCGGTCTTTCGCGAAATCGGCGGTCATGGCTATGTGGGCAAATCCGGTCAACACACCCCTTATGGCGGTCCGATCGGCTCGATTCTCTCGGGTGGCTTATTTGGTTATGAGGAATTCGGTCACCTGGCACGCGCCTCGAGTTTGTGCGGCGCCTGTCGTGAAGCCTGCCCGGTGGATATTGACCTGCCAGGCTTATTGTTGCGCGTCCGAGCCGGAAAAGTCGGTGCCCCGACCAGCCCCAAAGTACATAAGCCCAATGCTCCAGCTTCCTTGAAGCTTGGGATCAGACTTTTTTCCCTGATCGCCACTCATCCCAGAATGTTCTATCTCGCCCAGAAGAGCGCGGCGCTGCTGAGCCGACTGATCTCGCCGGCGAGTTCCTGGCTGCGTCTTCCATCTGTTACCGGTTGGGGCGTTTCTAAAGACTTTCCTCGCCCAGCCCAAAAGCCTTTTCGCCAACAGTGGAAAGAGATGCATCACAACACCTCAATTTCGACACCTCTTCTCCAGTCAGAGGAGGGAGACTCCCGCGCTGGAATCCCCTCCGCCTCTCAACCGACCCAACCTGAAAACCTGACCGAATGGTTTGCAGCGGAATTCACCGCCCTGGGCGGTCAATTCTTCGTCTGCCGGGAAGACGATCTTGCCCAAAAGATCATTGCCTTCCTCAAAGAGCACCAGATTTCGGATGTCCAAACCTGGCATTCCAGATATTTGCCGAAGGATTTAATTCCCACGTTGGAACAAAACGGTATCCAGGTCACCACCCAAGCCAATCCTTCGCTCCAGGCGGGGATCACCGGCGTCGAATGCGCCATTGCGGAAAGCGGCAGTCTGCTCCTTCCTGGCGATGCCGAGCGTCCCCTGACCGCCTCGCTCTTACCCGAAATTCATCTAGCCATCCTGCGCAGCCAGGATATCTTCCCTCGCCTGCCCGAAGCCCTGAAACGGCTAAAAGAAATCAAGCCGCCCGCCGCGGTCCTGGTCAGCGGCCCCTCCCGCACCGCCGACATTGAGATGACCCTGACCATCGGGGTTCACGGACCGAAACAAGTGGTGGTGTTTTGCTTAGATTAA
- a CDS encoding putative L-lactate dehydrogenase, Fe-S oxidoreductase subunit YkgE — MSTTVQFFVTCIIDTLYPEIGKAVVQVLQRVGKKVEFTPEQTCCGQPAFNAGLRDQARPIAIQTIKAFEKTRGDIVIPSGSCASMIRHHYSELFEHDPIWRERAQAFAERVYEFSEYLVDRLGVEDVGARFPHKITYHSSCHLLRELGVDRQPRLLLANVRAAEFVELPHTTDCCGFGGVFSVEHPELSAAMLERKISNIDASGAPYVVTCDAGCMTNINGGLHRLRKSQRAIHIAEVLAHV, encoded by the coding sequence ATGAGCACCACCGTCCAATTCTTCGTCACCTGCATCATTGACACGCTCTACCCCGAGATCGGAAAAGCCGTTGTGCAGGTTCTGCAGCGGGTTGGTAAGAAGGTCGAGTTCACGCCTGAACAAACCTGTTGCGGACAACCTGCCTTTAACGCCGGCTTGCGCGATCAAGCCCGCCCGATTGCGATTCAAACGATCAAAGCTTTTGAGAAAACCCGGGGCGACATTGTCATTCCTTCTGGTTCTTGCGCCTCGATGATTCGTCATCATTACTCAGAGCTCTTCGAACATGACCCAATCTGGCGAGAACGAGCCCAGGCTTTTGCAGAGCGGGTTTATGAGTTCTCAGAATACCTGGTCGATCGCCTTGGCGTCGAGGATGTGGGCGCTCGTTTTCCGCATAAAATCACCTATCACAGCTCCTGTCATCTGTTGCGTGAACTGGGCGTTGATCGTCAGCCGCGCCTTTTACTTGCCAACGTGCGCGCAGCCGAATTTGTGGAGCTTCCCCATACGACCGATTGTTGCGGTTTTGGGGGAGTCTTTTCGGTTGAACACCCCGAGCTTTCGGCTGCCATGTTAGAACGTAAGATCAGCAATATCGATGCCTCCGGCGCTCCTTACGTTGTCACCTGCGATGCCGGCTGTATGACCAACATCAACGGCGGTTTGCATCGCCTGCGCAAATCCCAGCGCGCTATCCACATCGCCGAAGTTCTCGCCCACGTTTGA
- a CDS encoding Chemotaxis regulator - transmits chemoreceptor signals to flagelllar motor components CheY, translating to MAKIMVIDDSAYARHILRNALEKGGYEVVEASTGTEALEQIPIQQPNLVTMDLLMPGMQGQELLQHIKTSYPALKVIVVTADIQEDTRRELLEAGADDFINKPVSAEALLEAVTRLL from the coding sequence ATGGCAAAAATTATGGTAATTGATGACTCGGCTTATGCCCGACATATCCTCAGGAATGCGCTGGAAAAAGGGGGATATGAAGTCGTCGAAGCCAGCACCGGTACAGAAGCCCTGGAACAAATCCCTATTCAACAACCCAACCTGGTCACCATGGATTTATTGATGCCCGGCATGCAAGGACAAGAATTACTGCAACACATTAAAACCTCCTACCCTGCCTTGAAAGTGATTGTCGTCACTGCCGACATTCAGGAAGACACCCGCCGAGAATTGTTGGAAGCCGGAGCAGATGATTTCATTAACAAGCCCGTATCGGCTGAAGCGCTTTTAGAAGCGGTTACGCGTTTACTCTAA
- a CDS encoding GGDEF/response regulator receiver domain protein, with product MGVGTLPFTSYPSELLLTFYKYLPFGVVLIDRQRRIVLTNQWILDHQGRHPRDWVGSDIVEVLEPQSRADVLSRLDETLQIGTTQTISFRFHPRVFQLYDRHGELLPQSVMFFPAYVNDEIYGVFVLIQDATERLLSESDLKRQIQKLRTLNEIETALRTLDYQTCLNTIVQRVKKHFDVSIVALFLIAEDELILVASAGWLVSEHKTSLSRKEGITGWVAEHAQAVLVNDVDQDERYRALFPAIRSEVAVPLLVANQCIGVLDLESEKPNAFTREDLELLEMIASSAAIAMHNARIHQEVERWQVYYRSVMDQTGDVIFTVDRQLRLVNASAAWDDLIRSIGREEWLSENAIGHSLLDILTGKERARWQQICQALLEGKLLTYQEEIPWQQQWFELKANPLFDNQRKIIGLIFSAHNITDYKYINHRLQVTNQRLQTLVDFTALLNQNLNFDSMLDQAARRLAEIFSADLVVILTKLPGEADYRPLAFSRSFRNPDQLCLSSASLMQFLQKNDPSGAIYRTQDPGSSHSQVLLTPENLSGMLYTVLRYKDQILGLIQVYIKDEQRLFQEDEKSLLETLAIHLSMAMANALAYQEQQLLAITDSLTGLYNRRKFLETLTTELERSQRLNRPLSVLMMDIDYFKNYNDTYGHQKGDEILSGIAKKLRKSLREYDTLARYGGDEFVLLLPETDAQVAQKIAERLVQALREMNILISETDSIPIYLTLSIGIASYPSHANDLQTLMQAADYALYQAKQAGRNCYVIYNINKPTPTQG from the coding sequence ATGGGCGTTGGTACTTTACCTTTCACTTCATACCCTTCAGAGTTGCTCCTCACTTTCTACAAGTATCTTCCTTTTGGCGTAGTCTTGATCGATCGTCAACGAAGGATTGTGTTGACCAACCAATGGATTCTTGACCATCAAGGCAGGCATCCTCGAGATTGGGTTGGGAGTGATATTGTCGAAGTCCTCGAACCTCAATCCAGAGCGGACGTCCTTTCTCGCCTGGATGAGACGCTCCAAATCGGGACGACGCAAACCATTTCATTCCGTTTCCATCCCAGAGTATTTCAGCTATATGACCGCCACGGTGAGCTTCTCCCGCAATCCGTGATGTTCTTTCCCGCCTATGTTAATGACGAAATCTATGGTGTTTTCGTCCTGATTCAGGATGCCACCGAGCGCCTGCTCAGCGAGAGTGACTTAAAGCGCCAGATTCAAAAATTAAGAACCCTGAACGAAATTGAAACAGCGTTGCGCACTCTGGATTACCAGACCTGCCTGAACACCATCGTTCAGCGGGTTAAGAAGCACTTCGACGTTTCCATCGTTGCTTTGTTTCTTATCGCTGAAGATGAGCTGATCCTGGTAGCTTCAGCAGGATGGCTGGTTTCAGAACATAAAACCAGCTTATCCCGAAAAGAGGGGATTACCGGTTGGGTTGCAGAACATGCCCAGGCAGTTCTTGTCAACGACGTTGATCAGGATGAGCGTTATCGGGCTCTTTTCCCGGCGATACGTTCAGAGGTTGCCGTGCCGCTGCTGGTGGCAAACCAATGTATCGGTGTTTTGGATTTAGAAAGTGAAAAACCCAACGCATTCACCCGCGAAGACCTGGAATTGCTCGAGATGATTGCCAGCAGTGCTGCCATCGCCATGCATAACGCCCGCATCCATCAAGAGGTAGAGCGATGGCAGGTTTATTACCGTTCGGTCATGGATCAAACCGGCGATGTGATCTTTACGGTTGATCGGCAACTTCGCCTGGTGAACGCCAGTGCCGCCTGGGACGATTTGATCCGCTCTATCGGCAGAGAAGAATGGCTTTCTGAGAACGCAATTGGGCATTCTTTATTAGATATACTTACCGGGAAAGAACGAGCCAGGTGGCAGCAGATTTGCCAGGCACTCTTAGAAGGCAAACTGCTCACCTATCAAGAAGAAATTCCCTGGCAGCAACAGTGGTTTGAGTTAAAAGCCAATCCGTTGTTCGATAACCAGCGGAAAATTATTGGTCTGATTTTCAGCGCCCATAATATCACCGACTATAAATATATCAATCACCGCTTACAAGTGACCAACCAGCGCCTGCAAACCCTGGTTGATTTTACTGCCCTGCTGAATCAAAACTTAAATTTTGATTCGATGCTTGATCAGGCTGCCAGACGACTGGCAGAGATTTTTAGCGCCGATCTCGTTGTGATCCTTACCAAACTACCGGGTGAAGCGGATTACCGTCCGCTGGCATTCTCCCGTTCATTTCGGAATCCGGATCAACTTTGTTTATCCTCCGCCAGCCTGATGCAGTTCCTGCAAAAAAATGACCCAAGTGGAGCAATTTATCGAACGCAAGACCCAGGCAGCTCACATAGCCAGGTTCTCCTTACACCGGAAAATCTCTCAGGAATGTTATACACAGTCCTGCGTTATAAAGATCAGATTTTAGGGCTCATCCAGGTTTATATAAAAGATGAGCAGCGCCTGTTTCAGGAAGATGAAAAATCTTTGTTAGAAACGCTGGCGATCCATCTCAGCATGGCAATGGCAAATGCCCTTGCCTACCAGGAGCAACAACTCTTAGCCATTACGGACAGTCTGACTGGACTCTATAATCGGAGAAAATTCCTCGAGACTCTGACTACCGAGTTAGAACGCTCACAGCGTCTCAACCGCCCATTGAGCGTTCTAATGATGGATATCGATTATTTCAAGAATTATAACGACACCTACGGTCATCAAAAGGGCGACGAAATATTGTCCGGGATAGCCAAAAAACTTCGCAAATCGCTGAGGGAATATGATACGCTCGCTCGCTACGGAGGCGATGAGTTTGTGTTGCTCCTCCCGGAGACCGACGCCCAGGTTGCCCAAAAGATAGCCGAAAGACTGGTGCAGGCATTGCGGGAAATGAACATTTTGATCAGCGAAACGGATAGCATCCCAATCTATCTGACCCTATCCATCGGCATCGCCAGCTATCCAAGCCATGCTAACGATCTGCAAACGCTGATGCAAGCAGCAGACTACGCCCTTTATCAGGCGAAGCAAGCCGGACGAAACTGTTACGTGATTTATAATATAAACAAACCCACGCCCACCCAAGGATAA
- a CDS encoding Chemotaxis protein CheC -- inhibitor of MCP methylation, translating into MSLSPDQIDKLTEIVNIGFGRAAASLSNLVQQRILLSVPEIRICSVDELPNYLSLPSSQVTTVHQIFHGWLNGDAILLLDTESASILVNLLSGDAPEARPLTTSDREALIEIGNILLNAFIGSLGNILKVKIHFSVPRFYIEAIHELVNALHVGENEIRHTLVIKTFFETRDSHVGGYVVIILGIESLERLCEALDAPSVSS; encoded by the coding sequence ATGAGTTTATCTCCCGATCAGATTGATAAGCTTACGGAAATCGTCAATATCGGTTTTGGACGGGCAGCAGCTTCCCTCTCCAACCTGGTTCAACAGCGCATCCTTCTTTCAGTACCTGAGATCCGCATCTGCTCCGTAGACGAGCTTCCAAACTATTTGAGCCTGCCCAGCTCACAGGTCACGACGGTGCATCAGATTTTTCACGGCTGGCTGAACGGCGATGCAATCCTTCTTTTGGATACTGAGAGTGCCTCGATTCTGGTCAACCTCCTGAGCGGTGATGCGCCCGAAGCAAGACCGCTAACCACCTCCGATCGGGAAGCTTTGATTGAGATCGGCAATATCCTGTTGAACGCATTCATTGGCTCACTAGGAAATATCCTCAAGGTAAAAATTCATTTTTCTGTGCCGCGTTTTTACATTGAAGCCATCCACGAGTTGGTCAACGCGCTGCATGTCGGAGAGAATGAAATCCGCCATACGCTGGTCATAAAGACTTTTTTTGAAACCCGCGATAGCCATGTTGGTGGCTATGTCGTAATTATCCTGGGCATAGAGTCGCTGGAACGACTCTGTGAAGCGCTAGACGCCCCATCTGTAAGCTCATAG
- a CDS encoding Inositol-1-phosphate synthase, with the protein MSEDHKVRVAIIGIGNCASSLVQGVYYYKNASEDDLVPGLMHVNLGGYHIRDIEFTAAFDVVDTKVGKDLSEAIFAYPNNTVKFSDVPFLNVPVSRGMTHDGLGKYLSQVVKKAPGPTADIVGILKETKTDVVVNFLPVGSEMATKWYVEQVLDAGCAFVNGIPVFIASQEYWARRFRERNLPVIGDDVKSQVGATILHRVLTRLFVDRGVRVDRTYQLNFGGNTDFLNMLERERLESKKISKTGAVTSMLPYSLAEDNVHVGPSDHVPWLTDRKWCYIRMEGTTFGDVPLNLEAKLEVWDSPNSAGVMIDAIRCAKIALDRGLSGPIIGPSAYFMKTPPRQFRDEVAREMTEAFIRGEPAED; encoded by the coding sequence ATGAGTGAAGACCATAAAGTGCGCGTTGCGATCATCGGGATAGGAAACTGTGCCTCCTCTCTTGTCCAGGGAGTATATTATTACAAAAATGCCTCGGAAGATGATTTGGTTCCGGGTTTAATGCATGTCAATTTGGGAGGCTATCACATCCGCGATATTGAGTTCACGGCCGCCTTTGATGTGGTGGATACCAAGGTTGGGAAGGATTTATCTGAGGCGATTTTTGCTTATCCGAATAACACGGTGAAGTTTAGCGATGTGCCGTTTCTCAATGTTCCGGTTTCACGGGGAATGACTCATGACGGGCTTGGAAAGTATCTCTCCCAGGTTGTAAAGAAAGCCCCAGGACCTACGGCGGACATCGTCGGGATTTTGAAAGAAACCAAAACCGATGTCGTAGTCAATTTCTTACCCGTTGGATCGGAAATGGCGACCAAGTGGTACGTGGAACAGGTCCTGGATGCCGGCTGCGCGTTTGTCAATGGCATTCCGGTCTTTATTGCCAGTCAGGAGTATTGGGCGCGGCGTTTTCGCGAGCGAAATTTGCCTGTCATTGGCGACGATGTAAAGAGTCAGGTAGGAGCCACCATTTTGCACCGCGTATTGACCCGTTTGTTTGTTGATCGTGGCGTTCGGGTTGACCGTACGTATCAATTGAATTTTGGCGGTAACACAGATTTCTTGAATATGCTGGAACGGGAACGTCTGGAGTCGAAGAAGATTTCCAAGACCGGCGCAGTTACCAGTATGTTACCGTATTCATTAGCTGAGGATAATGTGCATGTCGGGCCAAGCGATCATGTGCCGTGGCTGACGGATCGTAAGTGGTGTTACATCCGCATGGAAGGGACAACTTTTGGCGATGTCCCCTTAAATCTGGAGGCAAAGCTAGAAGTGTGGGATTCGCCCAACTCAGCTGGAGTCATGATTGATGCCATACGCTGTGCGAAGATCGCTCTCGATCGCGGTTTGAGTGGTCCAATCATCGGACCTTCGGCATATTTTATGAAGACACCTCCCAGGCAATTTCGCGACGAAGTGGCGCGGGAAATGACGGAAGCCTTTATCCGTGGGGAACCTGCTGAAGACTAA
- a CDS encoding Crossover junction endodeoxyribonuclease RuvC, with product MIVIGIDPGIAITGYGITCQEDNGNIVVVDYGAIVTSQTDRNDGARLLGIYHRLNEILALHRPQAAAVEKLFFQKNTRTAMAVGQARGVALLALAQNKIQVYEYTPVEIKQALTGYGGADKRQMQEMVKLRLSLSEIPKPDDVADALAIAICHLQSYRLRHHEESG from the coding sequence ATGATTGTCATTGGCATCGATCCTGGCATTGCGATTACCGGTTATGGGATCACCTGCCAAGAAGATAATGGGAATATTGTCGTTGTGGATTATGGAGCGATCGTAACTTCACAGACGGATCGGAATGATGGCGCACGTCTTTTAGGTATTTACCACCGCTTGAATGAAATTCTTGCTCTCCACCGCCCACAGGCTGCAGCGGTGGAGAAATTGTTTTTCCAGAAAAATACCCGTACGGCAATGGCGGTTGGACAGGCGCGTGGGGTGGCATTATTAGCCTTAGCTCAGAACAAAATTCAAGTTTATGAGTATACGCCCGTTGAGATCAAGCAAGCCTTGACGGGTTATGGTGGGGCAGATAAACGTCAGATGCAAGAAATGGTAAAACTGCGCCTGTCTTTGAGCGAAATCCCCAAACCAGATGACGTTGCAGATGCATTAGCTATTGCAATTTGTCATCTGCAATCCTATCGATTGCGCCATCATGAGGAGTCAGGATGA
- a CDS encoding Holliday junction DNA helicase RuvA, translating to MIASISGIVREIEADTLVIENQGIGYLVYVPRTICDHARIGEQIFLFTQLLVREDSLTLVGFETIEARKLFNLLLSVNGVGYKLALSILSTLSGDALRGAILQNQVDVLVRVPGLGRKTAQKIILSLQDKIRGDGDWDQLAAFSDLDGEILAALTALGYSVVEAQAAIQSIPKDAPQEIEMRLRLALSYFARTVS from the coding sequence ATGATTGCATCGATTAGTGGAATTGTCCGAGAAATTGAGGCAGATACCCTGGTGATTGAGAATCAGGGGATAGGGTATCTGGTTTATGTTCCCAGAACGATTTGTGACCATGCCAGAATCGGTGAGCAGATCTTTTTATTCACTCAACTCCTGGTGCGAGAAGATTCACTAACCCTCGTTGGATTTGAAACCATCGAAGCACGTAAACTTTTCAACCTGCTGTTGAGTGTAAATGGAGTTGGGTACAAGCTGGCTTTATCCATTTTATCAACCCTGAGCGGGGATGCGCTGCGGGGGGCGATTCTCCAAAATCAGGTTGATGTCTTGGTACGAGTACCGGGATTGGGCAGAAAGACAGCTCAGAAGATTATCCTGTCTTTGCAGGATAAAATTCGAGGTGATGGAGATTGGGATCAGCTGGCTGCTTTTAGCGATCTTGATGGAGAAATACTTGCGGCGTTGACTGCTTTGGGGTACAGTGTCGTGGAAGCGCAGGCGGCGATTCAATCCATTCCCAAAGACGCGCCCCAAGAGATCGAGATGCGATTGCGCCTGGCTTTGAGTTACTTTGCCAGGACGGTATCTTAG
- a CDS encoding Pyrroline-5-carboxylate reductase: MAAKIAFIGPGVMAEAMIGGLIRQKLESPQDLIAAGPRLERLDELQKKYGIQTETDNAKAAQRADVVVLSVKPQKLDKVLAGLKGAIPSHALVLSIVAGAPIEKILRGLDHPYIVRSMPNTPAQIGEGITVWTVSPMVSEEQKQTARRLLSALGDEIFVEEENYLDMATALSGTGPAYVFLFMEAMVDAGVHLGFPRRIAEQLVAKTVRGSVDYYTKREDQVHLARLRNEVTSPGGTSAAALYYLEKAGFRTAISRAIWAAYERSRELGRDARAKAPENHTREE, from the coding sequence ATGGCAGCAAAAATTGCTTTTATCGGTCCTGGCGTAATGGCAGAAGCAATGATCGGTGGCTTAATCCGTCAGAAACTGGAAAGCCCCCAGGACCTCATTGCAGCAGGACCGCGTTTGGAGCGACTGGACGAGTTACAGAAGAAATATGGCATTCAAACGGAGACCGATAATGCCAAAGCCGCCCAGCGCGCAGATGTGGTGGTGCTTTCAGTAAAGCCTCAAAAACTGGATAAGGTGCTGGCTGGTTTGAAGGGAGCGATTCCTTCGCATGCGCTGGTACTATCGATTGTCGCCGGCGCGCCCATCGAAAAAATACTGCGTGGTTTAGATCATCCCTATATCGTACGTTCGATGCCCAACACACCTGCCCAGATCGGGGAGGGAATTACCGTTTGGACTGTGTCTCCCATGGTTTCGGAAGAGCAGAAGCAAACTGCCCGACGATTGCTTTCAGCATTGGGAGATGAAATCTTCGTTGAAGAAGAAAATTATCTGGATATGGCAACGGCTTTATCCGGCACAGGCCCGGCGTATGTATTCCTTTTCATGGAAGCGATGGTGGATGCAGGTGTTCATCTCGGTTTTCCCAGAAGGATAGCCGAACAACTGGTAGCCAAGACCGTACGGGGCTCGGTTGACTATTACACAAAACGCGAAGACCAGGTTCATCTGGCGCGCTTGCGCAATGAAGTAACCTCTCCCGGCGGTACCAGTGCCGCAGCCTTGTATTATCTGGAAAAAGCTGGATTCCGAACGGCTATCTCGCGGGCGATCTGGGCAGCCTATGAGCGTTCCAGAGAACTCGGCCGTGATGCGAGAGCAAAAGCCCCGGAAAACCATACCCGGGAAGAATAA
- a CDS encoding Peptidase, M42 family produces the protein MDGTAKLLKDLTEAHGVPGFESPVRAVVKAYYQKLGEISQDKLGSVICKKQGSAEEPRVMIAGHMDEIGFLVKYVTEEGFIKFLPLGGWFDQVLLGQRVIIKTQKGDVVGLIGAKPPHLLSPEDRKKVIEKNEMYIDIGACSKAEVEAAGVRTGDPIVPRADFVELANGQTYLSKAFDDRVGVALTVSVLEQLQDKQHPNTVFGVATVQEEVGLRGATTSVRAVDPHVAIVLESDIAGDVPGIKPEESGVKLGKGPTVVIFDARMIPNQKLRDLALKVAEEKSIPVQLSYIEGGATDGAAIHLHHTGVPTLVIGVAARHIHSHSSIIHRQDYDHAVALVSELIQRLDAQTVADLTA, from the coding sequence ATGGATGGAACTGCAAAATTACTCAAAGACTTGACTGAAGCCCATGGTGTGCCGGGCTTTGAAAGCCCGGTGCGAGCGGTAGTAAAAGCGTATTACCAAAAACTCGGTGAGATCAGTCAGGATAAACTGGGAAGTGTGATCTGTAAAAAGCAGGGTAGTGCAGAAGAACCGCGGGTTATGATTGCCGGTCACATGGATGAGATCGGATTTCTGGTGAAGTACGTTACCGAAGAAGGGTTTATCAAATTTCTGCCTTTGGGAGGCTGGTTTGACCAGGTTCTATTGGGACAACGGGTGATTATCAAGACGCAGAAAGGGGACGTTGTGGGCTTGATCGGCGCCAAACCACCTCACCTGCTCAGCCCCGAAGATCGCAAAAAAGTCATCGAAAAAAACGAGATGTATATCGATATCGGTGCTTGCAGCAAAGCAGAAGTTGAAGCTGCAGGTGTCAGAACGGGTGATCCAATTGTTCCTCGCGCCGATTTTGTTGAGCTTGCCAACGGTCAAACCTATCTCTCGAAAGCCTTCGACGATCGGGTTGGGGTTGCTTTAACGGTTTCAGTTCTCGAGCAGTTGCAAGATAAACAACATCCGAATACGGTTTTTGGGGTTGCAACGGTGCAGGAAGAAGTAGGGTTACGGGGAGCAACGACTAGCGTCAGGGCGGTCGACCCTCACGTGGCGATAGTTTTAGAATCCGATATTGCCGGTGATGTTCCAGGAATTAAACCGGAAGAATCTGGTGTGAAATTGGGCAAAGGGCCTACGGTTGTAATCTTTGATGCCAGAATGATCCCCAATCAGAAATTACGTGACCTGGCGCTGAAAGTAGCTGAAGAGAAATCCATACCGGTGCAACTCTCTTATATCGAGGGTGGGGCGACCGATGGTGCCGCAATTCATTTGCATCATACAGGTGTCCCTACCCTGGTCATTGGTGTGGCTGCTCGCCATATCCATTCGCATAGTTCGATTATCCATCGCCAGGACTATGATCACGCTGTTGCACTGGTCAGTGAATTGATCCAACGCCTGGATGCTCAAACTGTGGCTGACCTGACCGCCTGA